CCTCCACCGGAACGCCGAGCAGGCGCGACAGGCGCTCGATTTCGTCGTCGGTGAGGTCGAAAAGCCGCCGCGGCTCGGGCAACTGCGCGCTCCGTTCCTGCAAGTTCTCGATCATTGCCGGCATCATCTCCAGCACTGCCGGCATCACCTCGTTCATCGCCGACATCACTTGCGGATCGGCGAAGATGAGCATCGATTCGGCGGCATAACGGCCCCCGGTCGGGGTTTGGAAAAACCGGTCGAGCTCGACCAGGTCCGAACGCTCGAACCGCACCGCATAAGCGCGCGCCAGCCCTGCACGATACGAAGGTTCGATCCGTTGCATCAGGGCGCCGACCATCTCCGACGTGACTTGCGCAAAAATGGCGTTGCGCTGCTCATGAGCCGGGTCGAGGATCGCCAGCACCTCTCCCAGCCGCGCGTCGCCCATTTCGGCAATGTCGCTCTCGTCCAGCCCGCCGATCGCGGCGAGCTGCGCCAGCGGCACCTGTTGCATCGAGCCCATGATCGCCTCCATCATCGGCTCCATGGTTTCGTCCATCATGCGGGCATAGGTCCCTGGCGGGAAGATCCGCGCAACCACCGCTTCGGCTTGCGGCAGGCGCGCTTCCTGTTCGGCAGTCAGCGGATCGCTGGGGAAGAGGTTCGCCAGTTCGGCCGCCAGAGCCTCCACCTCTTCCATGCTTTGGGCGGCAGGGTCCGGTTCCTGCGCGGCGAGGGTGGACAGGGGTGTCGATATCAGGGCCGCCGCGACGACCAGAGTCTTTGCCTTCACGATTCGCTTCCTCGCTCGATTGCCGATCTCAGTGCCCGGCCTGTGAACCGCGCTCCAGGCCCGACAGGGCAAGCTGTTCGTCGATCTGCGCCATCAGTCGTTTCAGCCCCGCTTCGCTGTCGCTTTCTGCCCGGGCAACGAGCACGTCCTGCGTGTTCGAGGCGCGCAGCAGCCACCAGCCGTCCTCGGTCGTCACTCGCACGCCATCGGTGCCGTCGACTTGCGCCGGCCCCTCGGCCAGCCGCGCGCGAACTTCGTCGATGGCAGCGAACTTGCGCTCTTCATCGACCTGGAAACGCATCTCGGGCGTATTGATCATCGCCGGCATCGCCCCGCGCAGCGCGGTGACCGACTTGCCCAGCCGAGCACTCGCGGCCAGCAGGCGAACCCCGGCGTAAAGCGCATCGTCATAGCCGTAGTAATCGTCGGCGAAGAACACATGCCCGCTCATCTCGCCCGCGAGCGGCGCGCGAGTTTCCTTCATTTTGGACTTTATCAGCGAGTGCCCGGTCTTCCACATGATCGGCTGCCCCCCCAGCGCCGCGACCTGGTCGAACAGGGCGCGGCTGGCCTTCACATCGGCGATAACCGTCGCGCCCGGCTGTCGCGTCAGGAGGTCTTCGGCATAGATCGAAAGCAGCTGGTCGCCCCAGATCACGCGCCCTTCGCCGTCGATCGCACCGATCCGGTCGCCGTCACCGTCGAATGCGACGCCGAAATCGAGGTTCTTTTCCGCGACCAGCGTGCGCAGGTCCGCCAGATTCTCCTCGACAGTGGGGTCGGGATGATGGTTTGGGAAACTGCCGTCGACATCGGTGTAGAGAAGGTGGTGTTCGCCCGGCAGGCGCGCGGCAAGCGCCTCGAGCGCGGGACCGGCCGCACCGTTGCCCGCATCCCAGCCGACCCGCAGATCGGCCAGCATGCCGCGATCGATCCCGTCGAGGCCGGCGAGCAGGCGATCGACATAGGCTTCCATGATCTCGCGTGTTTCGACAGTGCCGGAACCGTCGTGCCAGGCCCCGTCGCCGGCCAGCCGGCCGAGCCGCTGGATGTCCTCCCCGAAGAACGGCCGGCCCTGGAATACCATCTTGAAGCCGTTGTAATTGGGGGGATTATGGCTGCCGGTTATCTGTATGCCGCCATGCACTTCCTCGGCTGAGGCTTCCGCGAAATAGAGCATCGGCGTCGGTCCCATCCCGATCCGCACCACATCGCAGCCGCTCGCCGTCAGCCCTTCGACCAGGGCGTGCTCGAGCGTGGGCGAGCTGACGCGGCCGTCGTATCCTACTGCGACGGTGCGACCGCCCGCCTCGCGCAGGAGAGTGGCAAAGCTGCGTCCGATGGCCCGGGCATCGTCCGGGCCGAGCGTTTCGCCGATGATGCCGCGAATGTCGTATTCGCGCAGAACGGTGGAATGAAACTGATGCGCCATGCGATCCCTTCAGGATTGGTCGAGCCCATGCGGGGGCAGTTGATCGAGCAGCAGGTCGCGCGCAGCGTTGGCTTCGTGCACCTGCCCGGCGGTCCCGCCCCGATCGGGGTGGACCACGGCGACCAAACGCTTGTGCGCGGCAATTATTTCCGCGCGATCGGCATTGTCGGCCACGCCGAGCAATCGCCGGGCGCGCGACACCGCCTGCCGGCGCGGAGAGCCGGCGCGGAGATAGTCCCACGGCCATTTGCCGAGGAGCATTCTGCAGCCGATCGAAATCGCCGCCACGATGACGATCAGCCGCAGCATGGCTCAGGCCAGCTCCAGTTCCGAAGATCGGCGCGCCGTTTCCGGCAGGTGGAGCCCGGCCACCAGGCTGCGCAGTTCCTGGCGTGCGACGAGGTGGCTGGTGCCAAGCTCCCCCAGATGCCCCTTGTCGAGCAGGGTCAGGCCCGACGGGAACAGTTCGCGATAGATCACGCGTTCCGACAGGCCGCGAGCCACCCGGAAACCGGCGCGCTTGGAAAGTTCGGCCAGCGCGCGTTCGATCCGCTGCATATTGCGCGCCTCGACATGGCCGGTGCGATTGCGCACGACGACCCAGTCGATTTCCTGGCGCCGCTCGAGCGCGCGGGTCTTGCGGGTTTCCCAGATCAGCTCGGCATAGAAACTGAGCCTGCGGACCTTGAAACTTTCGGCGTCGACCTGCCCGATCAGATCGAAATCGACGAAGCTGTCGTTGAGCGGCGTGACAAGGGTGTCCGCCCCGGTCGCTGCGTGGCGGGCCAGGGGATCGTCGCGGCCGGGCGTATCGATGACGATGAAATCCGATCCTTCGCCCAGACGTTCGAGGGCGCTCTCGAACTCATCGGTATCGCGGCCGCCGAAGACCTCGCATTGCGCGCTCGGCAGACGGATAGAGCGCCGTTCTTCCGTTTCTCCGCGATTCTCGAAATAGCGGTGCATCGTGCGCTGGCGCGAATCCAGATCGAGCGCGGCAACCCGCGCGCCGCGATAGGCCAGCGCCACGGCGACATGGACCGCGGTCGTCGACTTGCCGGTCCCGCCCTTTTCGTTGGCGAAGACGATCCGATGGGGGCGCTGGTCGGGCACGGGGGCAGGCTTCCTGTCTGTTGTCATTGGCGGGCGCCAGCGGCTAGTTGGCGCGCAGTCCAGCTTTATCGGAGGCCCCGGGCCCGTGCAAACCGCGACCGAGCTTGAAATGTTGAGAACGGCCATCGCCCGGCTGCGGGATGGGGGCAAGACCCTCGCCCTGGTGCCGACGATGGGCGCATTGCACGAAGGGCACCTGACGCTCGTGCGCGAGGCGCGGCGGCGGGCGGACCGGGTGGCCGTGTCGATCTTCGTGAACCCGACGCAGTTCGGACCCGGCGAGGATCTCGACGCCTACCCCCGCCAGCTAGCCGAAGATGCGCGGATGCTGGAGGCGGAAGGGGCCGACCTGCTGTGGGCGCCCGATGTGGCGCAGATGTATCCCGATGGCTTTGCCACTGCGATTTCCGTAGCCGGGGTCAGCGAAGGCTTCTGCGGTGACAGCCGCCCCGGACATTTCGACGGGGTGGCGACGGTGGTGTGCAAGCTGTTCAACCAGGTCCGCCCCGATCTCGCGCTGTTCGGCGAGAAGGACTGGCAGCAGCTCGCGGTGATCCGCCGCATGGCCCGCGACCTCGATCTGGTCGCACCGCATGCGGGCGCGATTCACGGCGTGCCGACCGTGCGCGAGGCGGACGGGCTCGCGATGTCGAGCCGCAATCGCTATCTCTCGCCGAAAGCGCGAACGGCGGCGGCCGTTCTTCCCCGCGCGATGCGCGAAGCGATTGCGCGGATAGAGGGCGGCGCCGAGGTGGCGCCGACCCTTGCCATGCTGGAGGAGGCGCTGCTGGGCGCCGGCTTCGCACATGTCGATTATGCGGACCTTGCCGATGCGGCAACCCTCGCCCCGCTCGACGCGCTCGGCCCTCGCCCCGCCCGCCTGCTGGTGGCGGCCCGGATCGAGGGAACCCGGCTGATCGACAACATGCCGGTCGGGCCGCAAGGCGACTGAACGCCGGTGGCCGCAAGCTGTTCCGCCCGGAATCTTGTCGGGGATGGAGGAGGGATGGAGCGGGTAGCGGGAATCGAACCCGCATAACCAGCTTGGAAGGCTGGGGCTTTACCACTAAGCTATACCCGCCCGCTCGATCCATGCGTTGCCATCATCGGCGCGGATTCGCAATATCGCGTTTGGAAAACCTGCATAGGGGCAGGCTTACCTTGCCGCCCCCCAAGCAAATCCGCTTTTGCGCCGGTCTGCCAATGGGCTAGCCAGCATGGCCGATCTCCAGCAGGGGCAGAACTTTCCATAACGTCATGCGTCGACTGACTCATCTCGAACGGCTCGAGGCCGAGAGCATCCATATCATGCGCGAAGTCGCGGCCGAGGCCGTGCGCCCCGTCATGCTCTATTCGGTGGGCAAGGACAGCGCGGTCATGCTACATCTCACCCGCAAGGCCTTCCACCCGTCGCCCCCGCCCTTCCCCCTGCTCCATGTCGATACGACCTGGAAATTCACCGCGATGTACGAGATGCGCGACAGGATGGCCGAGAAGGCCGGAATGGAACTGCTCGTCTGGCGCAATCCGGAAGCGATGGAGCGCGGGATCAACCCGTTCGACCACGGTCCGCTGCACACCGACATGTGGAAGACGCAAGGGTTGAAACAGGCGCTCGACCATTACGGCTTCGACGCCGCATTCGGCGGAGCGCGCCGCGACGAGGAGAAGAGCCGCGCGAAAGAGCGGATTTTCTCGTTCCGTACGGCGAGCCACGGCTGGGACCCGAAGAACCAGCGCCCCGAACTGTGGAACCTTTACAACGCCAAAAAGGCCAAGGGCGAGAGCATCCGCGTTTTCCCGCTGTCGAACTGGACCGAACTCGACATCTGGCAATACATCATGGCCGAAGGAATCGAGATCGTCCCCCTCTACCTCGCCGCGCCGCGCCCGACGGTGGAACGCGACGGATTGCTGCTGATGGTCGACGACGACCGCTTCCCGCTGGAGCCGGGGGAGGAACCGGTCATGCGCTCGATCCGCTTCCGCACACTGGGCTGCTATCCCCTGACCGGCGCGGTCGAGAGCGAGGCGGCGACCTTGAGCGAAGTGGTGCAGGAAATGCTCCTCACCACCACCAGCGAACGCCAGGGCCGCGCGATCGACAAGGACGAGGGCGGCGCCGGCATGGAGAAGAAGAAGCAGGAGGGGTACTTCTGATGGCCCACGACGCTTCGCACGAGCCGGCCTACAAGGCGGACAGCCTGATCGCCGAGGATATCGACGCCTATCTGGAGCAGCATCAGAACAAGGGGCTTTTGCGCTTCATCACCTGCGGCAGCGTGGACGACGGCAAGTCGACCCTGATCGGGCGGCTGCTTTACGATTCGAAGATGATCTTCGAAGACCAGCTCGCCAGCCTGGAAGCGGATTCGAAGAAGGTCGGCACCCAGGGGCAGGATCTCGATTTCGCCCTGCTGGTCGACGGCCTGGCGGCCGAGCGCGAGCAGGGCATCACGATCGATGTCGCCTATCGCTTCTTCGCGACGCAGAAACGCAAGTTCATCGTCGCCGATACGCCGGGGCACGAGCAATATACGCGCAATATGGTCACCGGCGCATCGACCGCCGACCTCGCGGTGATCCTGGTCGATGCGCGCAAGGGCGTGCTGGTCCAGACGCGACGCCATTCCTACCTTGCGCACCTGATCGGCATCCGCCACGTGGTGCTGGCGGTGAACAAGATGGATCTGGTCGATTACGACAGGGACCGGTTCGAAACGATCGTCGCCGACTATCGCGCGTTTGCGCAGGAGATCGGCATCGAGGATTTCACGGCGATCCCGATTTCCGGGTTCAAGGGCGACAATATCACCGCCGCACCATCGGCCAACACGCCGTGGTACGAGGGGCCGAGCCTGATCGAGCATCTTGAAACAGTGGAGATCGCCAATACGGCAGCGCAGGCGCGAGCCTTTCGCATGCCGGTGCAGTGGGTGAACCGGCCCAACCTCGACTTCCGCGGCTTTTCCGGCCTCGTCGCCGGAGGCACCGTCAAACCCGGCGACAAAGTGCGCGTCGTCCCATCGGGCAAGACCAGCACGATCCGGTCGATCGTGACGTTCGACGGCGAACGGGACGAGGCTGTCGCCGGCCAGTCGGTCACGCTCACGCTGGAAGACGAAGTCGATTGTTCGCGCGGCGACGTGATTGCCGCGGCCGACAATCCGCCGGAATCGTCCGACCAGTTCGAGGCGACGATCGTGTGGATGAACGACGAGGCGCTCAAGCCGGGGCGCGGATACTGGCTCAAGCTCGCCACCCAGACTGTGACCGCCACGGTGCAGGAGCCGAAATACGAGATCAACGTCAATACGATGGAGCATCTCGCGGCCAAGACGCTCGGCCTCAACGCCATCGGCGTCGCCGAACTGCGAACCGAGCGGCCGATCGTGTTCGAACCGTATGCCGAGAGCCGTGCGCTGGGCGGGTTCATCCTGATCGACAAGATGACCAATGCCACGGTCGGCGCCGGCATGCTCCATTTCAGCCTGCGTCGCGCGCAGAACGTCCACTGGCAGCCGACCACAATCACGCGCGAGGATCACGCCGCGATGAAGAACCAGCGCCCGCGGGTGCTTTGGTTCACCGGGCTTTCCGGGTCGGGCAAGTCGACCATCGCCAACGCGGTCGAGCAAAAGCTCAACCTGATGAACCGGCACACGTTCCTGCTCGACGGCGACAACGTCCGCCACGGGCTCAACAAGGACCTCGGCTTTACCGAAGCCGACCGGATCGAGAACATTCGCCGCGTGGGCGAAGTGGCCAAGCTGATGACCGATGCCGGCCTGATCGTGCTGACCGCCTTCATCAGCCCGTTCCGCGCGGAGCGGCAGATGGTCCGCGCGATGATGGACGAATGCGAGTTCATCGAGATCTTCGTCGACACCCCGCTCGAAGTGGCCGAGGCGCGCGATGTGAAGGGGCTGTACAAGAAGGCACGCAGCGGCGAGTTGAAGAACTTCACCGGGATCGACAGCCCTTACGAGGAACCGGAAGACCCCGAGATCCGCGTCAACACCGTCGAGATGACGGTCGAAGAGGCAGCCGACTACATCATTTCCAGGATTCTCCCACTCAAATGACGATGACCGATGCCGAATTGGCCGCGCACCTCGCCCGCATTGCCGGACGCATTCTGATAGAAGTGCGCGAAAGCGCCATGTTCGAAGGCAAGCAGCTCGGCAGCGCGGGAGACGAAGTCTCCAACCGCTACCTGCTGCACGCGCTCAGGGCGCAGCGCCCGGACGACGGGATCCTGTCGGAGGAAAGCCGCGATACACTGACCCGCCTCGACAAGGATCGCGTCTGGATCATCGATCCGGTCGACGGGACGCGCGAATATGGTGAGGCCCGCACGGACTGGGCGGTCCACGTCGGGCTGTCGATCGAAGGCGAAGCCGCCGCCGGGGCCGTCGCGCTGCCCGACCTCAACGGCGGGGAAGTGCTGCGCAGCGATCGCGTGGCGCCGCTCCCGCCGGCGGCCGACCGGCCGCGCCTGGTCGTCAGCCGCACCCGTCCCGCCAA
The sequence above is a segment of the Pelagerythrobacter marensis genome. Coding sequences within it:
- the pgmG gene encoding phosphoglucomutase/phosphomannomutase PgmG, which codes for MAHQFHSTVLREYDIRGIIGETLGPDDARAIGRSFATLLREAGGRTVAVGYDGRVSSPTLEHALVEGLTASGCDVVRIGMGPTPMLYFAEASAEEVHGGIQITGSHNPPNYNGFKMVFQGRPFFGEDIQRLGRLAGDGAWHDGSGTVETREIMEAYVDRLLAGLDGIDRGMLADLRVGWDAGNGAAGPALEALAARLPGEHHLLYTDVDGSFPNHHPDPTVEENLADLRTLVAEKNLDFGVAFDGDGDRIGAIDGEGRVIWGDQLLSIYAEDLLTRQPGATVIADVKASRALFDQVAALGGQPIMWKTGHSLIKSKMKETRAPLAGEMSGHVFFADDYYGYDDALYAGVRLLAASARLGKSVTALRGAMPAMINTPEMRFQVDEERKFAAIDEVRARLAEGPAQVDGTDGVRVTTEDGWWLLRASNTQDVLVARAESDSEAGLKRLMAQIDEQLALSGLERGSQAGH
- a CDS encoding J domain-containing protein, which produces MLRLIVIVAAISIGCRMLLGKWPWDYLRAGSPRRQAVSRARRLLGVADNADRAEIIAAHKRLVAVVHPDRGGTAGQVHEANAARDLLLDQLPPHGLDQS
- a CDS encoding division plane positioning ATPase MipZ, producing the protein MTTDRKPAPVPDQRPHRIVFANEKGGTGKSTTAVHVAVALAYRGARVAALDLDSRQRTMHRYFENRGETEERRSIRLPSAQCEVFGGRDTDEFESALERLGEGSDFIVIDTPGRDDPLARHAATGADTLVTPLNDSFVDFDLIGQVDAESFKVRRLSFYAELIWETRKTRALERRQEIDWVVVRNRTGHVEARNMQRIERALAELSKRAGFRVARGLSERVIYRELFPSGLTLLDKGHLGELGTSHLVARQELRSLVAGLHLPETARRSSELELA
- the panC gene encoding pantoate--beta-alanine ligase, whose translation is MQTATELEMLRTAIARLRDGGKTLALVPTMGALHEGHLTLVREARRRADRVAVSIFVNPTQFGPGEDLDAYPRQLAEDARMLEAEGADLLWAPDVAQMYPDGFATAISVAGVSEGFCGDSRPGHFDGVATVVCKLFNQVRPDLALFGEKDWQQLAVIRRMARDLDLVAPHAGAIHGVPTVREADGLAMSSRNRYLSPKARTAAAVLPRAMREAIARIEGGAEVAPTLAMLEEALLGAGFAHVDYADLADAATLAPLDALGPRPARLLVAARIEGTRLIDNMPVGPQGD
- the cysD gene encoding sulfate adenylyltransferase subunit CysD, yielding MSSRGRTFHNVMRRLTHLERLEAESIHIMREVAAEAVRPVMLYSVGKDSAVMLHLTRKAFHPSPPPFPLLHVDTTWKFTAMYEMRDRMAEKAGMELLVWRNPEAMERGINPFDHGPLHTDMWKTQGLKQALDHYGFDAAFGGARRDEEKSRAKERIFSFRTASHGWDPKNQRPELWNLYNAKKAKGESIRVFPLSNWTELDIWQYIMAEGIEIVPLYLAAPRPTVERDGLLLMVDDDRFPLEPGEEPVMRSIRFRTLGCYPLTGAVESEAATLSEVVQEMLLTTTSERQGRAIDKDEGGAGMEKKKQEGYF
- the cysN gene encoding sulfate adenylyltransferase subunit CysN; the protein is MAHDASHEPAYKADSLIAEDIDAYLEQHQNKGLLRFITCGSVDDGKSTLIGRLLYDSKMIFEDQLASLEADSKKVGTQGQDLDFALLVDGLAAEREQGITIDVAYRFFATQKRKFIVADTPGHEQYTRNMVTGASTADLAVILVDARKGVLVQTRRHSYLAHLIGIRHVVLAVNKMDLVDYDRDRFETIVADYRAFAQEIGIEDFTAIPISGFKGDNITAAPSANTPWYEGPSLIEHLETVEIANTAAQARAFRMPVQWVNRPNLDFRGFSGLVAGGTVKPGDKVRVVPSGKTSTIRSIVTFDGERDEAVAGQSVTLTLEDEVDCSRGDVIAAADNPPESSDQFEATIVWMNDEALKPGRGYWLKLATQTVTATVQEPKYEINVNTMEHLAAKTLGLNAIGVAELRTERPIVFEPYAESRALGGFILIDKMTNATVGAGMLHFSLRRAQNVHWQPTTITREDHAAMKNQRPRVLWFTGLSGSGKSTIANAVEQKLNLMNRHTFLLDGDNVRHGLNKDLGFTEADRIENIRRVGEVAKLMTDAGLIVLTAFISPFRAERQMVRAMMDECEFIEIFVDTPLEVAEARDVKGLYKKARSGELKNFTGIDSPYEEPEDPEIRVNTVEMTVEEAADYIISRILPLK
- a CDS encoding 3'(2'),5'-bisphosphate nucleotidase CysQ, producing MTDAELAAHLARIAGRILIEVRESAMFEGKQLGSAGDEVSNRYLLHALRAQRPDDGILSEESRDTLTRLDKDRVWIIDPVDGTREYGEARTDWAVHVGLSIEGEAAAGAVALPDLNGGEVLRSDRVAPLPPAADRPRLVVSRTRPAKQAEAVAQAIGGELVAMGSAGAKAMAVVRGAAEIYLHTGGQYQWDNCAPVAVAAAHGLHCSRIDGSPLRYNGPDTSLPDVLICRPEWAERVLEAVRQTA